The Podospora bellae-mahoneyi strain CBS 112042 chromosome 7, whole genome shotgun sequence genome includes a window with the following:
- a CDS encoding hypothetical protein (EggNog:ENOG503NV73; COG:I) — translation MTTLQPRPPYTDAELQKLYPPNLDLQLVQILMRHGERTPVSPRFQNTGLPPFWPYCTSVRQITSTILSPSSSSLTTLQWTRRLETFSRESDSPTLALSSTSHPDNICDMGTLTDLGRQTTSSLGARLRDLYITRLGFLPPAITSPSQIYLRTTPVPRALESLQQTFSTLYPPNTRLPSPETGIFPTPVIITRAHADETLYPNDGNCRRFAALSRAFAQRAADRHNNTPDMEYLNQLIGKWMDGGKVAVDSRPRLSGVMDTINATLAHGPETRLPKEFYDEKARGIIEKIGVEEWFQGYRESEEYRRLGIGGLVGDLVERMVKSVEGRGDGVRFGLLGCHDTTLAGMLASLGAFETERWVPFTSHVAIELFRDNMKGERERGGWFRGLFGKGKEIGRRPAEELGEEEKKKLEGYYVRLRYNDEVVTVPGCRMEGRHLEGDESFCTLAAFKEIVDKFTPKNWKQECRMGRGETVSLPKVPEPAGY, via the exons ATGaccaccctccaaccccggccGCCGTATACCGATGCCGAGCTGCAGAAGCTCTACCCCCCCAACCTGGACCTGCAGCTCGTCCAGATCCTCATGCGCCAT GGCGAACgcacccccgtctccccccGCTTCCAAAACACcggcctcccccccttctggCCCTACTGCACCTCAGTCCGCCAAAtaacctccaccatcctctccccctcttcttcctctctcacAACCCTCCAATGGACCCGCCGCCTCGAGACCTTTTCGCGGGAATCCgactcccccaccctcgccctctcctccacctcccacccagaCAACATCTGCGACATGGGCACCCTGACCGACCTAGGCCGGcaaacaacctcctccctcggcgcCCGCCTCCGGGACCTCTACATCACCCGCTTAGGCTTCCTCCCCCCGGCaataacctccccctcccaaatctACCTCcgcaccacccccgtccctCGCGCGTTGGAATCCCTCCAACAGACATTTTCTACCCTCTACCCCCCTAACACGCGCCTTCCCTCCCCTGAAACGGGCATCTTCCCTACACCGGTCATCATCACGCGGGCACATGCGGATGAAACGCTTTACCCCAACGATGGCAACTGCAGGCGCTTTGCGGCTTTGTCACGGGCTTTTGCGCAGAGGGCGGCGGATAGACATAACAACACGCCTGACATGGAATACCTCAACCAGCTGATAGGCAAGTGGATGGACGGGGGGAAGGTGGCGGTTGACAGCAGGCCGAGACTTTCTGGTGTGATGGATACGATTAATGCTACTTTGGCGCATGGGCCCGAGACAAGACTACCGAAGGAGTTTTATGATGAAAAGGCGAGGGGGATAATCGAAAAGattggggtggaggagtggttTCAGGGTTACAGAGAGTCGGAAGAGTAtaggaggttggggattggggggttggtcggGGATTTGGTTGAGCGGATGGTTAAGagtgtggaggggaggggtgatggggtgaGGTTTGGGTTGCTTGGGTGTCATGATACTACGCTTGCGGGGATGCTGGCGAGTTTGGGGGCTTTTGAGACGGAGAGGTGGGTGCCGTTTACTAGTCATGTTGCTATTGAGTTGTTTAGGGATAATAtgaaaggggaaagggaaaggggggggtggtttaggggtttgtttggaaaggggaaagagaTTGGGAGACGGCCggcggaggagttgggggaagaggagaagaagaagttggaGGGGTATTATGTTAGGTTGAGGTATAATGATGAGGTGGTTACTGTGCCGGGGTGTaggatggaggggagacatttggagggggatgagtCGTTTTGTACTCTG GCTGCCTTTAAGGAGATTGTGGATAAGTTCACGCCCAAGAACTGGAAGCAGGAATGtcggatggggagaggggagacGGTTTCTTTGCCGAAGGTGCCGGAGCCGGCTGGGTATTGA
- the DLD2 gene encoding D-lactate ferricytochrome c oxidoreductase (EggNog:ENOG503NUGN; COG:C) codes for MAARCQLTPVLRRLARSTTEVSRQPLLRQSLSRHTVRHISTSRPRLFQPTAVSQKGELTSEKYPDIQRDSRFAQVTPEHVKFFKDVLGSESAVVDGVTSDAADDIAPFNSDWMNKYRGHCRLVLKPGTTEEVSKILKYCNDNMLAVVPQGGNTGLVGGSVPVFDEIVINMSRMNKIIEFDEVSGILVAEAGTILEVADQFLASKGYIFPLDLGAKGSCHIGGNLATNAGGLRLLRYGSLHGTTLGIEAVLADGTIVDDLCKLRKNNTGYDLKQLFIGAEGTIGIITKVSIQCPQRSAAQNVALFGIESYELAQQAFREAKGQLGEILSAFELMDEGSQQLVRDVTGNKSPLEEKYPFYCLIETSGSNAEHDAEKLQSFLEDVMEKGIVADGTLAENETQIRSLWTWREGITEALGHLGGVYKYDVSIPLKELYQMVEDVKARIDAAGLLGDTDEFPVRAVVGYGHMGDANLHLNVSTRRFDERVEKVLEPYVYEWIAERQGSISAEHGLGLMKKKYIGYSRNPTMVGLMKNIKNTFDPNGILNPYKYL; via the exons ATGGCCGCCCGTTGCCAGTTAACGCCCGTCTTGAGAAGGCTCGCCAGATCCACCACAGAAGTGAGCAGACAACCACTCCTGAGGCAGTCCCTCTCCCGCCATACCGTCAGACACATCAGCACATCGAGGCCAAGACTTTTTCAACCGACAGCCGTGTCCCAAAAGGGCGAGCTCACCAGCGAAAAGTACCCCGACATCCAACGAGACTCGAGATTCGCCCAAGTCACCCCAGAACATGTCAAGTTCTTCAAGGACGTACTGGGAAGTGAGTCTGCCGTGGTTGACGGTGTGACAAGCGACGCTGCCGACGACATCGCCCCCTTCAACAGTGATTGGATGAACAAATATCGCGGCCACTGCAGGTTGGTGCTCAAGCCGGGTACCACGGAAGAGGTCAGCAAGATCCTCAAGTACTGCAATGACAACATGTTGGCCGTGGTACCTCAGGGTGGCAACACCGGTCTGGTTGGCGGTTCTGTTCCGGTCTTTGACGAGATTGTCATCAACATGAGCCGCATGAACAAGATTATCGAGTTCGACGAGGTCAGCGGCATCTTGGTGGCAGAGGCGGGAACTATTCTGGAAGTGGCGGATCAGTTTCTGGCGAGCAAGGGTTATATCTTCCCCTTGGATCTCGGGGCCAAGGGCTCATGCCACATCGGAGGAAACTTGGCTACCAACGCCGGAGGCTTGCGTCTTCTCCGCTACGGGAGCTTGCACGGCACCACCCTGGGCATTGAGGCCGTTTTGGCCGACGGCACCATTGTGGACGACCTCTGCAAGCTTCGCAAGAACAACACTGGCTACGATCTGAAGCAGCTGTTCATCGGGGCTGAGGGCACCatcggcatcatcaccaaggtcTCGATCCAATGTCCCCAGCGGTCGGCGGCCCAGAACGTGGCCTTGTTCGGCATCGAGTCCTACGAGCTGGCCCAACAGGCTTTCCGTGAAGCCAAGGGTCAGCTGGGCGAGATTCTTTCAGCTTTCGAGCTGATGGACGAGGGCAGTCAGCAGCTGGTACGAGATGTCACAGGCAACAAGAGCCCATTGGAGGAAAAGTATCCCTTCTACTGTTTGATTGAGACCAGCGGTTCCAACGCCGAGCACGACGCAGAGAAGCTTCAGTCATTCCTGGAGGACGTCATGGAAAAGGGCATTGTGGCTGATGGAACGCTTGCCGAGAACGAGACCCAGATCAGGTCGTTGTGGACATGGCGTGAGGGTATCACCGAGGCGCTGGGCCATCTCGGCGGCGTGTACAAATACGACGTTTCGATTCCCCTGAAAGAACTCTATCAGATGGTCGAGGACGTCAAGGCCCGGATCGACGCTGCTGGTCTGCTTGGCGACACGGACGAGTTCCCTGTCAGAGCGGTCGTCGGATACGGCCACATGGGCGATGCCAATCTGCACCTCAATGTGTCCACGCGGCGGTTCGACGAGCGGGTGGAAAAAGTGCTGGAGCCATATGTCTATGAGTGGATTGCGGAAAGGCAGGGCAGCATCAGCGCCGAGCATGGGCTTGGCctcatgaagaagaagtaCATCGGCTACAGCCGCAACCCGACCATGGTTGGCCTGATGAAGAACATCAAGAACACGTTTGACCCG AACGGTATCCTCAACCCATACAAGTACCTGTGA
- the TRK1 gene encoding low affinity potassium transporter (COG:P; EggNog:ENOG503NV12): protein MERFKQWIATKPFTAQRCKQFIYTRPRWLFEFIFPQNQGFPFIRYHYYLIISLALIGALITWGAGKHSGGTAEIRFIDALFFTAGASTQAGLNTVDINLLTTFQQAIFYLWPMMANPITVNSLVVQLRLYWFEKKFQHITQNARLVRVPLAKSFTKSRTKAKQQDGDVEKGVNGRKITVMLNGKKSRINNDGTLLGDAKNKGRHGLGLTAANRTATDGGLDGPLDKADRHTGPAVTSSMTEPRRPALKFADTVTKSDGLGEDFLKLPRMRSDEEHIAIVERQKKGDDEVLRIPNPRDVERGLGPKRVEAGDNEDELLSPHAEAFNLDGEPRAQAADGRHPAITIEEPDRRKLQETDSDEFMDDVRAAAHTFDFLKPHFPRYKKKQDDVEKEPVIPGPSQNRRRQSMQTLRTAFSNNKAEGTPYLSWEPTVGRNSLFPELTEEQREELGGIEYRSLKTLARVLTVYFWGYTALGVVGLLPWILQATQYGQVVEAAGQNKVWWAFFTSQSAFMDLGFTLTPDSMNSFSTATWPLLWMSFLIVIGNTGFPIMLRFMIWVLSLIVPKNSGMYEELRFLLDHPRRCFTLLFPSKATWWLLGFLVLLNGLDVMFFIVLDLGQEGPVASMSDGQKVLNGIFEAASTRTAGFSCVNLSLLHPAVQVSYMIMMYISVFPIAISVRRTNVYEENALGIYSHGEEEEHSKANHNDWSHVGTHARRQLSFDLPFIALGLFILAISEGPRIMNPEDAANGFTMFSMLFESISAYGTVGMSLGYSTINASLSAEFSDIGKLVIICLMIRGRHRGLPYGLDRAILLPSDALNAKDAMAADTEGRLARQISRMSVATHRSDTTHNQRGLGHVLAAILHPGPPVPPEPPMEAIHRRSTDPGLDAEPQPMRITSRRTEPGVVRRSVSHLFSPRPRTAGGHEDD, encoded by the exons atggAGCGGTTCAAGCAATGGATCGCCACCAAGCCTTTCACGGCCCAGCGCTGCAAGCAATTCATCTATACTAGACCCCGTTGGCTCTTCGAATTCATCTTTCCGCAGAACCAGGGCTTCCCCTTCATAAGATATCACT ACTATTTGATCATATCCCTCGCGTTGATCGGCGCCCTCATCACTTGGGGAGCTGGCAAACACAGTGGTGGTACTGCCGAGATTAGATTTATCGacgccctcttcttcacgGCCGGCGCCTCCACCCAGGCTGGCCTGAACACGGTCGACATCAACCTTTTGACCACCTTTCAGCAAGCCATTTTCTACCTGTGGCCCATGATGGCAAATCCCATCACGGTAAACTCGCTTGTTGTCCAACTCCGTCTCTACTGGTTCGAAAAGAAGTTCCAGCACATAACCCAAAATGCCCGACTCGTCAGGGTCCCTCTCGCGAAATCGTTTACCAAGTCGCGGACTAAGGCGAAGCAGCAGGACGGCGACGTCGAAAAGGGTGTAAATGGCAGAAAGATTACCGTTATGTTGAACGGAAAAAAGTCACGCATCAACAACGACGGGACCCTGCTGGGCGATGCTAAGAATAAGGGCAGGCATGGTCTCGGCCTCACGGCGGCAAACCGGACTGCCACAGATGGGGGCTTGGACGGCCCATTGGATAAGGCAGATCGGCATACCGGCCCAGCCGTCACATCATCCATGACGGAACCCCGGAGGCCAGCCCTCAAATTCGCCGACACGGTCACGAAAAGCGACGGTCTGGGCGAGGATTTCCTCAAACTCCCACGGATGCGATCGGACGAGGAGCATATTGCCATAGTCGAACGACAGAAGAAGGGAGACGACGAGGTGCTGCGAATCCCGAATCCGAGAGACGTAGAACGCGGCCTGGGCCCCAAGCGTGTTGAGGCTGGAGACAATGAGGACGAATTACTGTCGCCTCATGCGGAAGCTTTCAATCTGGATGGAGAACCTCGAGCCCAAGCAGCTGACGGCCGCCATCCGGCCATCACTATTGAGGAGCCTGATCGTCGCAAGTTGCAGGAGACGGATTCGGATGAGTTCATGGACGATGTTAGAGCCGCTGCCCACACGTTTGACTTTTTGAAGCCGCATTTTCCTCGGtacaaaaagaagcaagacGACGTGGAAAAGGAACCCGTCATTCCCGGCCCTTCCCAAAACAGGCGTCGCCAGTCGATGCAGACGCTGCGAACCGCCTtttccaacaacaaggcCGAAGGCACGCCGTATCTGAGCTGGGAGCCCACCGTCGGCCGCAACTCTCTTTTCCCGGAGCTTACTGAAGAGCAGCGCGAAGAGCTGGGAGGAATTGAATACAGGTCTTTGAAGACGCTTGCCCGGGTCCTGACGGTCTACTTCTGGGGCTATACGGCgctgggtgtggttgggCTCTTGCCGTGGATTCTGCAGGCCACTCAGTACGGGCAAGTTGTCGAGGCGGCAGGCCAAAACAAAGTATGGTGGGCTTTCTTTACTTCGCAATCGGCTTTCATGGATCTGGGTTTCACTTTGACGCCAGACAGCATGAATTCATTCAGCACCGCGACATGGCCACTTCTGTGGATGAGCTTCCTGATCGTCATCGGCAACACTGGATTCCCCATCATGCTCCGCTTCATGATTTGGGTGCTCTCGCTCATTGTACCCAAGAATTCTGGCATGTATGAGGAGTTGCGGTTTTTGCTCGaccaccctcgccgctgCTTCACACTTTTGTTCCCTTCCAAAGCCACCTGGTGGCTGCTGGGCTTCCTTGTCCTCCTAAACGGCCTCGACGTGATGTTTTTTATCGTCTTGGAT CTTGGGCAAGAAGGCCCTGTAGCCTCGATGTCGGACGGCCAAAAAGTTCTTAATGGTATTTTCGAAGCCGCATCCACGAGGACCGCTGGTTTCTCCTGTGTGAATCTCTCACTGCTTCACCCCGCCGTTCAGGTTTCCTACATGATCATGATGTACATTTCGGTCTTTCCCATCGCCATATCGGTTCGTAGGACGAATGTGTATGAAGAGAATGCACTGGGAATCTACTCGCacggcgaagaagaggaacaCTCCAAGGCAAACCACAACGACTGGTCGCACGTCGGCACTCACGCTCGCCGCCAGCTCTCGTTTGATTTGCCGTTTATTGCCTTGGGCCTCTTCATTTTGGCCATCTCGGAAGGGCCGCGTATCATGAACCCCGAGGACGCCGCCAATGGCTTCACCATGTTTAGCATGCTCTTCGAGTCCATCAGCGCTTACGGCACAGTCGGCATGAGCTTGGGGTACTCGACAATCAACGCATCACTTTCGGCCGAGTTTTCGGACATTGGAAAGCTGGTTATTATCTGCTTGATGATACGCGGCCGACACCGTGGTCTCCCGTACGGTCTGGACAGGGCCATTCTTCTGCCCAGCGATGCACTCAATGCGAAGGACGCAATGGCTGCAGATACAGAAGGCAGATTGGCTAGGCAGATTTCTCGCATGTCTGTGGCGACACACCGCAGCGACACGACGCACAACCAGAGGGGCCTGGGACATGTCCTGGCTGCCATTTTGCATCCAGGTCCCCCCGTGCCGCCCGAGCCCCCGATGGAAGCTATTCATAGGAGATCGACCGACCCTGGCTTGGACGCGGAGCCGCAACCTATGCGGATCACCTCGAGACGTACCGAGCCCGGTGTTGTGCGGAGATCGGTTAGTCACTTGTTTTCGCCCAGGCCTAGGACTGCTGGTGGGCATGAGGATGATTAG
- a CDS encoding hypothetical protein (EggNog:ENOG503P2IC; COG:S) gives MVGVPGKYKGCNKTNQHLQCDNERPLCRKCLDSGRECAGYERETVFIIGTIEDQGRCSSHPPRVVKSKKSSGKQSSSKRSDDTGSFQLVANTPLRPAWDDLISVSCGGQTFQVQIAALFTPLSSVTRAYATDEDEGEQNRTIFVSFPTYQSPDLTPYPGEDEFQLFSQCMVHLAPPSESRGGQGTQTDSIFMFLYEHNNSITYNPTLPPWKDPSLQTSTVRRLGPSGFRQFPNHHFFARIYRPAAIWTALLSSTPTFLSSPEWQTTPYESHPPSPLDNLLSLLSLLPALFARFNSITSPDTPPTLSRRLLAQDLLSNMMDIELRLSAWFTSLPRSAFWIADPATLPYQPEIPFMETFAFRDTQTGLGLLFYWSGLVLLWPKMWRLYWVLFEAVIDGPIGVEVALSRKLAGVDPMRWGWKETRGVAESVCRGGYWVLQGAAQPDLVGWVVEVLDWFYGELPGMMTGWDEGVMVGGDGRLEMGWVRGLRERVQGRGRDIGEVVGGRGWVDYVSF, from the exons ATGG TCGGAGTTCCAGGAAAATACAAAGGCTGCAACA AAACTAATCAGCATCTCCAGTGTGACAACGAGCGCCCTCTCTGCAGAAAATGCCTCGACAGCGGCCGAGAATGCGCCGGCTACGAGCGCGAGACGGTATTCATCATCGGTACAATCGAAGACCAAGGGCGGTGTTCCTCGCACCCTCCCCGGGTGGTCAAATCCAAAAAGAGCAGCGGAAAGCAGTCGTCATCCAAACGAAGCGACGACACCGGCAGCTTCCAGCTCGTAGCCAACACGCCCCTTCGGCCGGCATGGGATGACTTGATTTCAGTCTCTTGCGGAGGACAAACCTTTCAAGTCCAGATCGCGGCCCTTTTCACACCACTAAGCTCAGTAACCAGAGCCTACGCCACcgatgaagacgaggggGAACAAAACCGGACAATTTTTGTGTCGTTTCCTACTTACCAATCCCCTGATCTGACGCCCTACCCCGGGGAGGACGAGTTCCAGCTGTTCTCGCAGTGTATGGTCCACCTTGCACCACCGAGCGAATCcagaggaggtcaaggaacGCAGACGGATAGTATATTCATGTTTCTCTACGAG CACAACAACTCCATCACATACaaccccaccctcccaccaTGGAAagacccctccctccaaacctccaccgtccgccgcctcggccccTCCGGGTTTCGTCAGTTTCCAAACCACCACTTCTTCGCTCGCATCTACCGCCCAGCAGCAATCTGGAcggccctcctctcctccacgcCAACCTTTTTGTCAAGTCCAGAATGGCAAACCACACCCTATgaatcccaccccccatccccgcTCGACAATCTCTTGTCCCTCCtatccctcctcccggccTTGTTCGCCAGATTCAACAGTATCACCTCCCCTGacaccccccccaccctctcccgccgGTTACTTGCCCAAGACCTCTTGTCAAACATGATGGATATTGAACTCCGACTTTCAGCATGgttcacctccctcccccggtCAGCATTCTGGATAGCGGACCCAGCCACCCTGCCATACCAACCGGAGATTCCGTTTATGGAAACGTTTGCGTTTAGGGATACACAGACTGGGcttgggttgttgttttaCTGGTCGGGGTTGGTACTGCTTTGGCCGAAGATGTGGAGGCTGTATTGGGTTTTGTTTGAGGCGGTAATCGACGGCCCAATAGGGGTGGAAGTTGCTTTATCCAGGAAGCTAGCGGGCGTTGACCCGATGaggtgggggtggaaggagacGAGGGGGGTGGCGGAGAGTGTCTGTCGGGGGGGATATTGGGTTTTGCAGGGGGCTGCGCAGCCGGatttggtggggtgggttgttgaggttctGGACTGGTTTTATGGTGAGCTGCCTGGGATGATGACTgggtgggatgagggggttaTGGTTGGCGGGGacgggaggttggagatggggtgggtgagggggttgagggagagggtgcaaggaagggggagggatattggagaggttgttggggggagggggtgggttgattATGTGAGTTTTTGA
- a CDS encoding hypothetical protein (EggNog:ENOG503NW1K; COG:S): MRDLGRNVCLRCEVQLLAAVRGRGPRPSTPRSYSSNSSPRPRPARTATNSTRQQHEEPEPPSDLLEAASRKRVAAVAMFRSILGDIAQPDGPVRPPPTPAPPAPSVPSIKPSGPSTRSVKLSSPSGPQAAQPAPVSAPAEAPERIEPAPMPESKETIVEQAVMETTEAADKIETPEAQETPEVLEAAEEPENPQPISETHNAQEETREEKEGINISPVGSSLEFFEDVAKLKQMMTVDHDYEAALAFFEEKLQPLMVAKVGIRELMKDEVARDFLSYLTKVKIANPDDPRLPSVSRITEVTFGLSNLYYVAWGKLILTLVQHITRQETTPDAFPTLQDYEAAMANRAILIRDLLQSWDVFIEHNPGFLKEVPRRNAAPTPDTKTLHETVHGLETSLAVPYTQLFISLSPEKLQLNTSRYNISWAAYATYRMLTDRINTNYQTRDQASMFTKMMKNVLTRAKPPNDRDLEYNFAEYQDLLRYIRDLGEEDSNHIWYMRVRSPEAERRQHRERIHRRIGTALKRANLREVKAAWVDFWGPDKNPDEERIRVMSEDPTLFDYFIQAFMQLRQTELTNHVWESMHRVNVKPTIRTWSALIEGCSRARSKGALDKMWENLITAGVKLDTHIWTSRVAGLFKSGDAEGGIRALVDMERTWASREKNPLVAVKPSIEPVNAAISGLLKANRQKDVMTVLAWAGKQGINPDIHTFNILLRPLVLKMDIPGIRRLLSQMQDAGIEADAATFTILFEGTMRNYADRPKDEQLAHVRKFITEMEASGIRANMMIYAKIIKLLVDQGEEGKETLKAVYGQILQSGLEPTPHIYTMLAEHFFNQNPPNSKAVADLIKNRRLHGPKANVDRVFWERVISGFCQAGEVEKAKEVFRKEFEGEKEVGMTFGMLCDYLVALLNSGDREGARRLVRRAREVREDLVVVDGVKDGKGGMRLESVRPGAGMGRNEGELVMTARWWKHRFWYIAESAGVMN, translated from the coding sequence ATGCGCGATCTTGGGAGGAACGTCTGTCTACGATGCGAAGTCCAGCTGCTGGCCGCCGTCAGAGGGCGGGGTCCTCGTCCTTCAACACCACGAAGTTATAGCTCCAACTCCAGCCCCAGACCGAGACCTGCTCGAACAGCTACGAACAGCACCCGGCAGCAACATGAAGAACCCGAACCACCGTCCGATCTACTCGAGGCTGCCTCGAGAAAACGTGTCGCTGCCGTGGCCATGTTTAGGTCCATTCTTGGGGATATAGCGCAACCAGATGGTCCAGTCCGACCTCCACCTACTCCcgcaccaccagctccttcTGTGCCGTCGATCAAGCCGAGTGGACCAAGTACTCGCAGTGTCAAACTCTCTTCGCCCTCGGGGCCTCAAGCAGCCCAGCCTGCGCCGGTCTCGGCTCCAGCTGAGGCACCAGAGAGGATAGAGCCAGCGCCGATGCCAGAGAGCAAGGAGACGATAGTGGAACAAGCCGTCATGGAAACGACAGAGGCGGCCGATAAAATCGAGACACCAGAAGCACAAGAGACACCCGAGGTTTTAGAAGCAGCAGAGGAACCAGAGAACCCCCAGCCAATATCGGAAACGCACAACGCACAGGAAGAGACacgagaagagaaggagggcatcAACATCAGTCCCGTGGGCAGCAGCCTTGAATTTTTCGAAGATGTGGCCAAGTTGAAGCAGATGATGACTGTCGACCATGACTACGAGGCCGCCCTTGCCTTTTTCGAGGAGAAACTGCAGCCACTGATGGTGGCCAAGGTCGGCATACGCGAACTCATGAAGGACGAAGTGGCTCGCGATTTTCTGAGCTATCTCACAAAAGTCAAGATTGCCAACCCGGACGACCCCAGGCTTCCCTCTGTCTCGCGTATCACCGAAGTCACGTTTGGGCTGTCCAATTTGTACTATGTCGCCTGGGGCAAACTGATTCTCACGTTGGTCCAGCACATCACCCGGCAGGAGACAACACCAGATGCCTTTCCGACGTTGCAAGACTATGAGGCCGCCATGGCCAACCGCGCAATCCTCATAAGAGACCTGCTGCAGTCGTGGGACGTTTTCATCGAGCACAACCCCGGGTTCCTGAAAGAAGTGCCTCGACGAAATGCCGCTCCGACGCCTGATACGAAGACGCTCCATGAAACAGTTCATGGCTTGGAGACGAGCTTGGCAGTGCCTTATACTCAGCTCTTTATTTCACTGTCCCCTGAAAAACTGCAGCTGAACACCTCTCGGTACAACATCAGCTGGGCAGCCTATGCGACGTATCGAATGCTCACCGACCGCATCAACACCAATTACCAGACGAGGGATCAAGCCTCGATGTTTACCAAGATGATGAAAAATGTCCTGACGCGGGCGAAACCGCCGAATGATCGGGATCTAGAGTATAACTTTGCCGAGTATCAGGATCTGCTCAGGTACATCCGTGACCTCGGCGAGGAAGACAGCAATCACATTTGGTACATGCGGGTGAGGTCTCCGGAGGCGGAGCGGCGTCAACACCGGGAGAGGATCCACCGCAGGATTGGAACCGCTCTCAAGAGGGCCAACCTTCGAGAGGTGAAGGCGGCGTGGGTTGACTTTTGGGGACCGGACAAGAACCCGGACGAGGAGAGGATCAGAGTCATGAGTGAGGATCCGACTTTGTTTGACTATTTTATTCAGGCGTTTATGCAGCTCAGGCAGACGGAACTGACGAACCATGTCTGGGAGAGCATGCACAGGGTTAATGTCAAGCCTACGATCAGGACCTGGAGCGCGCTGATTGAGGGATGTAGCAGGGCTCGGTCCAAGGGGGCGCTGGATAAGATGTGGGAGAATTTGATCACGGCTGGGGTGAAGCTGGATACGCATATCTGGACGTCTCGCGTGGCGGGGTTGTTCAAATCCGGGGATGCGGAAGGGGGGATCAGGGCGTTGGTGGATATGGAGAGGACGTGGGCGAGCAGGGAGAAGAATCCGCTTGTGGCGGTCAAGCCGTCTATCGAGCCTGTCAATGCCGCGATATCGGGCCTGCTCAAAGCGAACAGGCAAAAGGATGTCATGACTGTGCTTGCGTGGGCGGGGAAGCAGGGGATTAACCCTGATATCCATACATTCAACATCCTGCTTCGGCCGTTGGTTCTCAAGATGGATATCCCTGGCATTCGGAGGCTGCTGTCTCAGATGCAGGACGCCGGGATTGAGGCGGATGCCGCGACGTTCACGATTCTGTTCGAGGGCACGATGAGGAATTATGCTGACCGGCCGAAGGACGAGCAGCTCGCGCATGTGAGGAAGTTTATCACGGAGATGGAGGCTAGTGGGATAAGGGCGAATATGATGATTTATGCCAAGATTATCAAGCTGCTGGTTGatcagggggaggaggggaaggagacgCTCAAGGCGGTGTATGGGCAGATTTTGCAGTCTGGGTTGGAGCCGACGCCGCATATCTACACCATGTTGGCGGAACACTTTTTCAATCAGAACCCGCCCAACTCGAAGGCGGTGGCTGATTTGATCAAGAACAGACGTCTTCACGGGCCAAAGGCGAATGTGGACAGGGTTTTTTGGGAGAGGGTCATCAGTGGGTTTTGTcaggctggggaggtggagaaggcgaaggaggttttccggaaggagtttgagggggagaaggaggtggggatGACGTTTGGGATGCTGTGTGATTATTTGGTCGCGTTGCTGAACAGTGGGGATCgggagggggcgaggaggttggtgaggagggcgagggaggtgagggaggatttggttgttgttgatggggtgaaggacgggaagggggggatgaggttggagTCTGTCAGGCCTGGGGcagggatggggaggaacGAAGGcgagttggtgatgacggcTAGGTGGTGGAAGCATAGGTTTTGGTATATTGCTGAGAGCGCAGGGGTTATGAATTAG